The Rhizobium sp. BG4 genomic sequence CACCCGAGAAGATGCTGCCGCGCGGACCGCTGAATATCAGCCTCGCCGTTGCGGGAGCGGGTGCCAACGAGGACGCCTATGTGACGGTTGCCGCCGTCGATGTCGGCATTCTCAACCTGACGCGCTATGAGGCGCCGAACCCCGAGGACTGGTATTTCGGCCAGCGCCAGCTCGGCCTTGAAATCCGTGACCTCTACGGCCGTCTGATCGACGGCTCGCTCGGCGCGACCGGCAAGCTACGCACCGGCGGCGACGGCGGCGCGGTGGCGCTCTCGGCCAGCCCGCCGACGCAGAAGCTCGTCGCCTTCTTCTCCGGTCCGGTGAAGCTCGATGCCGAAGGCAAGGCGAATGTCAGCTTCGACATTCCGCAATTCAACGGCACGGCGCGCATCATGGCCGTCGCCTGGTCGAAGGACGGTGTGGGTCACGGAGTCAAAGATGTCATCATCCGCGACCCCGTCGTCGTCACCGCCAGCCTGCCGAAATTCCTGGCACCGGGAGACAAGGCGGAACTGCGTCTCGACATCGCCAATACCGACGCGCCTGCAGGCGATTTCAAGGTGGCGATATCCGGCAATGATGCCGTCGGCGTCGATGCCGCCTCGGCTTCCAAGGCGATCCATCTCGATGCAGGCGCCAAGTCCGATCTGACGCTTGCCGTCATCGGCAAGCGGCCGGGACAGGGATCCGTGTCGATCAACCTTTCGGATGCTTCCGGCCTGTCGCTCGACCAGACTGTCGACGTGCCGGTTCGCCCGGCGGCCCTGCCGGTCACCGAACGGCGCGTCATCGCGCTGAAGCCCGGTGCATCGCTGACGATCGACAAGGAACTGCTGGCCGACAGCGTGCTGCCGGGTGCTTCCGTCAGCGTCAATGTCACCCGCTCGGCCGCCTTCGACATTCCGGCGATGCTGATGACGCTCGACCGCTATCCGTTCGGCTGCGCCGAGCAGACGACGAGCCGCGCCATGCCCCTTCTCTATCTCGGCGAACTCGCGAAGCAGAATGGGCTGAAAGACGATGCGGAGATCAAGAAGCGCGTACAGGATGCGATCTACCGCGTGCTCTCCTATCAGGCATCGGCCGGCAGCTTCGGTCTCTGGGGACCGGATTCCGGCGATCTCTGGCTCGATTCCTACGTCACCGACTTCCTGACGCGGGCCCGCGAAGAGAAGTATGACGTGCCGGATCGCGCTCTCGTGCAGGCGCTCGAAAATCTGCAGAATGCTCTCAGCTACGACGTCAACGTCAAGACGCAGGGCGACGAGATCGCCTACGCGCTCTACGTTCTCGCCCGCAACAAGAAGGCGGCGATCAGCGATCTGCGTTACTACGCCGACACGATGATCAACGACTTCCCGACGCCGCTCGCCAAGGCCCATATCGCCGCAGCGCTGGCGCTCTATGGCGATGCGACGCGCTCGAAGAACATCTTCGTCGACGCGCTGCAGATGACCGAGACGTCGATGATTCAGCGGGTCAATCTCTCGCGCACGGACTACGGCTCGATCCTGCGTGACGGCGCGGCGATCCTGGCGCTGGCGGCCGAAAGCCGTCCGGTTCCTCCTGTCATTCCGGAACTCGCCAAGGCCGTTGCAAAGGAGTTCAACCGCTCGAAATGGACCAGCACCCAGGAACAGGCCTGGATGTTGCTCGCCGCCCGCGCGATCCAGAGCGGTGACGACGCGCTGAAGGTCGATGTCAACGGCGCCGAGCATAGCGGTGCCTATATGGCGACGATGACCGGCGATACGTTGATGACCAATCCGCTGACGCTGAAGAGCGCTACCAGCGATGCGGTCTCCGCGGTGGTGACGACGGTCGCCGCGCCCGTTTCGCCGCTGCCTGCGGGCGGTGATGGATTTGCTATCGAGCGCAGCTATTACACGCTCGACGGCGAAGAGGCGAATGTCAGCGAGGCCAAGCAGAACGAGCGTTATGTCGTCGTGCTGCATGTCACCGAAAGCAACGATTGGCCGTCGCGGATCGTCATCACCGATCTCCTGCCCGCCGGTTTCCAGATCGACAATCCGAGCCTGGTCGACAGCGCCCAGCTGACGAATTTCGACTGGATCGGCGAGCAGACGGCCGCCCATACCGAATTCCGTGACGACCGTTTCGTGGCGGCCTTCAACCGCTCGGAAGGCGATAACCGCGAGATCAACGTCGCCTATGTGGTGCGTGCCGTGACGCCCGGCACCTACGATCATCCGGCTGCCGTCGTCGAGGACATGTACCGTCCGCAGCTTTCGGCACGCACGGCCATGGGCAAAATGGAGGTTGTCGCAGCACAATAATGCGGCTCTGGCACAGGCTCACCATTGCATCGGCCGCCGGCGTGATCTTCGCCGGCGTGCTGGCGCTTGGCCTCGACGCGCTCGACAAGGCCTATCCGCCGCCGCTTGATGCTGCCCGGCAGGTTTCCGCCGAAGTGCTGGACGCGGACGGCCAGTTGCTGCGCGCCTTCGCAACGCCCGAGGGACGTTGGCGGCTAAAGACCGATGTTTCCGACGTCGATCCGCAGTTCCTGCGCATGCTGGTCGCCTACGAGGATCGGCGCTTCTACGATCACCATGGCATAGACGCGCTGGCTATCGGCCGCGCCGCCCTGCAGCTCGTCACCAGCGGCCGCATCGTTTCGGGCGCCTCGACGCTGTCGATGCAGGTGGCACGGCTGATCGAGCCGCGCAGCGGCCGCTCGCTGTCGGCCAAGCTGCTGCAGGTGGCCCGCGCGATCCAGATCGAACGGCGGCTGTCGAAGGAGCAGATCCTCGATCTCTATCTGACCCACGCCCCCTATGGCGGCAATCTGGAAGGTGTGCGAGCAGCAAGCCTTGCCTATTTCGGGAAGGAGCCGAAGCGGCTGACCGTGGCACAGGCCGCCCTGCTCGTCGCCTTGCCGCAGCTTCCCGAAAAACGCCGTCCTGATCGCAATCTCGCCGCAGCCGAAGCCGCCCGCAAGCGCGTGCTGGAGCGTGTCGCAGTTGCCGACGCCGTCGGTGATGGCGAAGCCGGGCGCGCCGAGGCGACGCTGGTGCCAGCGCGACGCATAAAGCTGCCGGCGCTTGCAGCGCACGTCGCCGAAGCGGCGCTGCGCAAGGCGCCCAAAGAGCGCGAGCACAAAACGACGCTGAAGAAACAGGTCCAGGAAGGACTGGAGCTGACCGCCAGGAATGCCGCCATGCGGCTCGGCCCGAAGCTGTCGATTGCCATGGTGATGGCCGATGCCCGCTCCGGCGAGATCGTCGGCGAGGTCGGTTCGGCCGACTATTTCGATGCCAGCCGCTCCGGCTGGATCGACATGACGCGTATCAGCCGCTCACCGGGCTCGACGCTGAAGCCCTTCATCTATGGTCTCGCCTTCGAACAGGGCCTCGTCAGCCAGGAGACCATCATCGAGGACCGCCCCTCCGATTTCTTCGGCTACCGGCCCCGCAATTTCGATATGAGCTATCAGGGCGACGTGACGATCCGCGAAGCGCTGCAGCTATCGCTGAATGTCCCCGCTGTGAAGCTGCTCGATGCCGTCAATCCGACGCGGCTGATGGTGCGCTTCCGCCGCGCCGAGGTGCACCCCAGTCTGCCGCCGAACGAGACGCCGGGTCTGGCTATCGGTCTCGGCGGCGTCGGCGTGACGTTGAAAGATCTCGTGCAACTTTACACGGCTCTCGCCAACAAGGGCCAGCCGGTGCGCATCGGCGACGGCGTGACCGGCATGCCGGGCAAGATCGACGGCGAGCCGCTGCTGGAGCCGGTCGCTGTCTGGAACATCGCCGATATCCTCTCCGGCGTGATACCGCCAGCCGGCGCCCCGCAACGCGGCATCGCCTACAAGACTGGCACGAGCTATGGTTACCGCGATGCCTGGTCGGTCGGCTATGACGGCCGCTACGTACTCGGTGTCTGGGTCGGACGACCCGATAATGGCGCCGTTCCGGGCTTGACGGGCTACGGCACAGCAGCGCCGATTCTCTTCGAAGCCTTTACCAAGTCGGGTATCGCCACCACGCCTCTGCCACGCCCGCCGTCCGGCGCAGTGCGTATCGCCAAGGCCGACCTGCCGGTCAGCCAGCGCCGTTTTGCGCTGAACGCCAGCGGCCTCCTCGTCAATTCCATACGTGAATCCGCTCCGCAGATCGTCTATCCGCCCGAAGGCGCACATGTCGATCTCGGCGCCAGAAACGGCCAACTCTCGCCGCTGATGCTGAAGCTGCAGGGCGGCCGGGCTCCGTTCCGCTGGCTCGCCAACGGCAAGCCGCTGCCCGATCTCTCCCGCCGCCGCACCAACCAATGGTTGCCCGATGGCGCCGGCTATTCGAAGCTGACGGTGATCGATGCCATGGGCCGCGCCGCCAGCGTCGGCATCTTCGTCGATTGAGGCGACGCCGTTTCACGAATTTTCGGCCGCGCCTGTCGGAACCTGCGCCCTCGCTGCGTCCTTGGATCAGAACAGCGCAAGGAGAGAGCAATGCGAGACCTGATCCTCACCATGGCCATGTCCCTCGACGGCTTCGTCTGCGGCCCCAACGGCGAGCTCGACTGGATCTTCAACGGCGACCAGGAAGCGATCGCCTGGAAGGTGGAGACCGTCTCGAGCGCCGGTCTGCACATCATGGGCAGCCGCACCTTCAAGAGCATGGCCGGCTTCTGGCCGACGGCGGCGGGACCGTTTGCCGCGCCGATGAATGAGATCGCGAAGGCGGTCTTTTCGCAGCAGGGAACCTCGATTCTCGAAGCCGCAAAGACCGGGAACTGGCAGGACGCCTATGTCGCGAGCGGTGACTTGCGCGATGACATCGCAAAGCTGAAAGCCACCGGCGGCAAGCCGATCGTTGCCCACGGCGGCGCGGCCTTCGCCCGCAGCCTGATCGCCGACGATGTTGTCGATGAATACCGGCTGATGGTCTACCCGATCGCGCTCGGCAACGGCCTGCCGATCTTCTCCGGCGTCAGGCCGCTGCGCCGCCTCGAATTGGCGGGGTCGAAGACCTTTCCGAAGGGCACACAGGCGCAGGTCTACCGCCGCGCTTGATGACCTCGTCCTGAAGCCTGCAAGAGCTCAGTTGGCGGGAACAAAAGCCCGCCGCCGCCGTTCCGGATCGTTGCAATCCCGAACAAAGGCGGCTCATGACGCTTCCCACATCCACCTACAGACTGCAGTTCCGCGACGGCATGACCTTCGACCGGGCGGCCGAACTCGTGCCTTATCTCAAGGCGCTCGGCATCAGCCATCTCTATGCCTCGCCGATCTTCACGGCGGCATCCGGCTCGACCCATGGCTATGACGTCACCGACGCCGGTGAAATCGACCCTGCGATCGGCGGGCGGGAAGCTTTCGAGCGGCTCTGTGCCGAGCTTAAGGAAGCCGGTCTCGGCTTGATCCTCGATATCGTGCCGAACCATATGGCGGCTTCGGTGGAAAACGCCTGGTGGCGGGATGTGCTGAGATACGGGAAGCAGAGCCGCTACGCCGGCTATTTCGACATCGACTGGTCCGAACCGCTGACACTTCCCATTCTCGGCAAGCCATTCGAGGAGGCGCTGGCCGACGGCGAACTGCAGATCGTTACTGATCAGAACACTGGCGAGCGCTCGCTCGCCTATTTCGAGACGCATCTGCCGCTGCACCCGGATAGCCTAGCCGAAACCGGCGACATCGCCCGTCTCCACGAAGTCCAGCATTGGCGCCTGACGCACTGGAAAACAGCCGCCGCTCACCTGAGCTACCGCCGCTTCTTCGAGGTCACCGGCCTTGTCGGCCTGCGCGTCGAGGACGAGGCGGTCTTCGAAGACAGCCATCGCGTGGTTCTGGATCTCGTCCGCTCCGGTCAGGTCCAGGGTCTGCGGCTCGACCATATCGACGGTCTTGCCGACCCCAAGGCCTATCTCGACCGGTTGCGGCAGGCGACCGGGCCGGAAACCTATATCATCGTCGAAAAGATCCTCGGCCATGGCGAGACTCTGCCCGCCGATTGGCCGATTTCCGGCACGACGGGGTACGAGTTCATCTCGGCGCTTACCGATCTTTTCATCGATCCCAAGGGCATGGCAGAGCTGCAGAAGGCCTATGCCACCATCGCCCCCGGTACTGCGGATTTTCAGGAAGGGCTGCGGGCAGCCAAGACGCTGATGGTCGAGCGGAATTTTGCAGGCGAAGTCAACCGCCTGACCGGGCTCGCGAGCGCGACGCTTCCCGATACATCCGAGGCGGAAATCAAGAAGGCCATTCGCGAAATGCTGATCGCCTTTCCCGTCTATCGCACGTACGGTCAGGACGCTGCCATGGACGCGCGCGAAACCGTGATGCTGGATAAGGTCAAGCAAGAGGCTGGCAGGCATCTCAAAGACCGCAGGGCGCTCGAAGCCATCTGCGGACTGCTGAGGAGTGGACGCGCGGAGGAATTCCAGCGGCGCTTCCAGCAATTGAGCGGCCCCGTGATGGCGAAGGCGATGGAGGACACGCTCTTTTATCGCCACAACCGGCTGCTGGCGGCCAACGAAGTCGGCGGCGAGCCGGATGCCACGCCCGGCGGCATCGAGGCCTTTCACCGCTTCATGCAAGACCGCGCCGCAGAACAGCCGCACGGGCTGTCGGCCACCTCGACCCACGACACCAAACGCGGCGAAGACGCCCGCGCCCGCCTCTATGCCCTCAGCGAAGAGCCGGATCTCTGGCGGCGCGGCGTCGAGCGCTGGCGGCAGATGAACCGTGAGCACCTGACGGAACTGCCCGGCGGCCTGACACCCGAAGGCAATGTCGAATGGATGCTCTATCAGGCGCTCGCCGGCATCTGGCCGGAAGATTTCAGCGAGGGACGCGCGGAAAAGCTGACGGAGCGATTTGCGGCCTATGCCGAGAAGGCAATCCGCGAGGCCAAGCTCGGCACCAGCTGGGACGAGCCGCACGCGGGCTATGAGGCTGCTGTCCGCACATACGCATCGGCGCTGACTGCCTCTTCCAGCCTCACCTTCCACGAGGATTTCGCCGAGACGCTGCGGCCGGTTCTCTCCGCCGGCTATCTCAACAGCCTGTCGCAAACGCTGATCAAGCTGACCGCCCCCGGCATTCCCGATATCTATCAGGGTGCGGAGGGCTTCGACTTCAGCCTTGTCGATCCTGACAATCGCCGCCCGGTGTATTTCAAGGCATTGCGCAAGACGCTCTCGGCCCATGGCGAGATCGGCGAGCTCACGGTGCCGGTGCTGAAACAGCGGATCGTCGAGATCGGCCTGCATCTGCGCCGCCGCCAGCCGAAGCTGTTTGCCGAGGGCCGCTATCTGCCGCTCAGCATCACCGGAAGCCGGCGGGATCATGCCGTCGCCTTCGCCCGCGCGCTCGACGGCGACTATGCGATCACGGTCGTGCCCCGGCTGATGCTCGGCTGGCTGGATCCCGGCGTGTTGTTTTCAGGGCCTGAATTCTGGGCCGATACGGCGATCGAAATCCCGCCAGGTCTACAGGGCATCAAATGCGATCTGCTGACAGGACGCCATCTCGATCCTGGGCCGAGGCTGCCGCTTGGCGACATTCTCGGCGTTCAGCCGGTCGCCCTGATCGAGCCGGATTGATGATTTTCAGATGGGATGAAAATTCCAGCTTGACCTTCCAGTTGCTGGAAGGTTCATAAGCTTATCCACTGCCCGCTTGGGCAAAGGAGAAGCCTATGGATAATCACGACCATTCCCACCATCACGGCCACGGAGCGCATGATTGCTGCTCCGGCCATAGCCACGGCACTGGTGCCGAGGCTCCGGTTACGCGCGATCCCGTCTGCGGCATGACAGTCGATCCGAACGCCGGCAAGCCGAGCCTCGTCCACGAAGGACACACCTACCATTTCTGCTGCGACGGCTGCCGCACGAAGTTTGAAGCGGCGCCGCAGGATTATCTGACTGCCAAGGATCCTGTCTGCGGCATGTCGGTCGACCGCTCGACGGCAAAGCACTTTCTGAAGCATGAGGGCGAGAAGTTCTATTTCTGCTCCGCGGGCTGCAAGGCGAAATTCGAGGCGAACCCGGCGGATTACCGCGACGGCAACCGCCCGGCACCGAAGCCCATGCCGAAAGGCACGCAGTATACCTGCCCGATGCATCCCGAGGTGATCAGCGATCATCCCGGCGACTGCCCGAAATGCGGCATGGCGCTGGAGCCGATGGGCATCCCCCCGGCAGACGAAGGCCCGAACCCGGAGCTTGTCGATTTCACCCGCCGCTTCTGGGTGAGCGCCGTGCTCGCCTTTCCGCTGCTGGCGCTGACCATGGGGCCGATGATCGGCCTGCCACTGCGCGACATGATCGGCGAGGCGCGTGCCGTCTGGCTGGAGCTTGCGCTGGCGACGCCCGTCGTGCTCTGGGCCGCCATTCCCTTCTTCCGCCGCGCCTGGGCATCCCTCGTCAACCGCAGCCCGAACATGTGGACGCTGATCGGCCTCGGCGTCGGCACCGCCTATCTCTACAGCGTCGTCGCGACATTGGCGCCCGGCCTGTTCCCGATGAGCATTCGCGGCCATGGCGATACGGTCCCTGTCTATTTCGAGGCTGCTGCCGTCATCGTGGCGCTGGTCTTTGTCGGCCAGCTTCTTGAACTGAAGGCACGCGAGCGCACGGGATCGGCGATCCGCGCCCTGCTCGACCTTGCCCCGAAGACCGCCCGGCGGATCAATGCCGATGGCAGCGAGATCGATATCGAGGTCGACGACATCGCCAAGGGCGACCGCCTGCGGGTGCGCCTCGGCGAGCGCGTGCCGGTCGATGGACTGGTGAGCGAAGGACAATCGACCATCGATGAATCGATGATCACAGGCGAGCCGCTGCCAGTCGAAAAGACCAGCGGCGATGCCGTCACCGGCGGCACGATGAACCGCAACGGCAGCTTCATCATGACCGCCGAGCGAGTCGGCGCCGAGACGACCCTGTCGCAGATCGTCGACATGGTCGCCAAGGCGCAGCGCTCCCGCGCGCCGATCCAGGGCGCCGTCGATCGCGTCTCGGCCGTGTTCGTGCCCGCCGTCGTCGCCGTCGCGATCATCGCCTTCGGCGCCTGGATGATCGTCGGGCCGGAGCCGCGCCTCGCCCATGCACTGATCGCAGCCGTCGCCGTGCTGATCATCGCCTGCCCCTGCGCCCTCGGTCTTGCAACGCCGATGTCGATCATGATCGCCACGGGACGCGGCGCCCAGGAAGGCGTGCTGATCAAGGACGCGGAAGCGCTGGAGCGCTTCTCCAAGGTCGATACGTTGATCGTCGACAAGACGGGCACCCTGACCGAGGGAAAACCGCGCCTCACCGACGTCGTTGCTCTCGGCGGCATCGGCGAAAGCCGACTGCTCGCCGCTGCGGCCAGTCTCGAACGCGGCTCGGAACATCCGCTCGCCGAGGCAATAGTTGCCGGTGCAGAAGAGCACGGCATTGGAACCACCGACGTCGCCTCCTTCGAAGCAGTCACCGGCAAGGGTGTGTCCGGCCTCGTCGGCGGCGCGAAAGTCGCGCTCGGAAATGCCGCGATGATGAAGGATCTCGGGATCGACACCTCGGCGCTCTATCAACAGATCATCGCGCTGCGCGATGAGGGCAAGACCGTGATGTTCGTCACCATCGACGGCAGCCTCGCCGGCTTCGTCGCCGTCGCCGACCGGATCAAGCCGACAACGGCCGCTGCCATCAGCGCATTGCACGAAAGCGGCCTGCGGATCATCATGGCGACCGGTGACAACGAGCGGACCGCCAAGGCCGTGGCAAGGCAACTCGGTATCGACGAAGTGCGCGCCGACGTCCTGCCGGAGGGCAAGAAGGCGCTGATCGACGAGCTGCATGCCAAGGGCGCCGTCGTCGCCATGGCCGGTGACGGCGTCAACGACGCTCCCGCGCTGGCAGCGGCCGATGTCGGCATTGCCATGGGCACCGGCGCCGATGTGGCGATGGAAAGCGCCGGGATTACCCTGGTGAAGGGCGATCTCAACGGCATCGTCCGCGCCCGCCGTCTGGCGGAAGCGACGATGCGCAATATCCGCCAGAACCTCGGCTTCGCCTTCGGCTATAATGCGCTCGGCGTTCCCGTTGCAGCAGGCATCCTCTATCCGGTGCTCGGCCTGCTGCTCTCGCCGATGATCGCTGCCGCGGCGATGAGCCTGTCCTCGGTCTCGGTCATCGCCAACGCGCTGCGACTGCGCGTGCAGAAACTTTAGGAGACTTCGATGAATATCGGCGAAGCATCCGATCGCTCCGGCCTTCCGGCAAAGACGATCCGCTATTACGAGGATATCGGCCTGATCCGCCCCGAAAGGGGCGGAAACGGCTATCGCGACTACGATATCTCTGACGTCCACAAGCTGCGCTTCCTGCAGCGCTCCCGCGGCCTCGGCTTTTCCGTCGAGGAATGCCGCCAGCTGCTTGCGCTCTATGAAGACAAGAGCCGCGCCAGCGCCGACGTCAAGGACATCGCCCAGACCAAGCTTACCGAGATCGACCAGAAGATCCGCGAGATGATGGAGCTGCGCCGCACGCTGGAACATCTCGTTCACGCCTGCCACGGTAACGACCGGCCGGATTGCCCGATACTGGAGGAGCTTTCGGAGGGGGCGAAGGTCTAGAAATCCGGGCCGATCGCCCTGATATCCGTCAACGCGAAACCGGCATCCTTGGTGAGGATCGGCAGGTTCCGGCTTTTCGCGACGGCATAATGAAAGCAATCCGCAAGATTGAGCGCATCGTTGCGCTTGTCATCGACATGACGGTGCCTGCCATGGAGGTCGAAGGCTCTCAGCGCGAGGTCGTTGTCATCAGGCGTGACAGGCAGCACGACGATATCCGCCAGCCGGATAAAGGCACCCAGTCTTTCTTGAGCTTCAGCCATCGAGCCTTGGGATTTCTTGCGATAGAGCGCCGCGGCGGCTTCCCAGACCGCGATAACGGATGTGCAAAGCGATCCCG encodes the following:
- the pbpC gene encoding penicillin-binding protein 1C, which translates into the protein MRLWHRLTIASAAGVIFAGVLALGLDALDKAYPPPLDAARQVSAEVLDADGQLLRAFATPEGRWRLKTDVSDVDPQFLRMLVAYEDRRFYDHHGIDALAIGRAALQLVTSGRIVSGASTLSMQVARLIEPRSGRSLSAKLLQVARAIQIERRLSKEQILDLYLTHAPYGGNLEGVRAASLAYFGKEPKRLTVAQAALLVALPQLPEKRRPDRNLAAAEAARKRVLERVAVADAVGDGEAGRAEATLVPARRIKLPALAAHVAEAALRKAPKEREHKTTLKKQVQEGLELTARNAAMRLGPKLSIAMVMADARSGEIVGEVGSADYFDASRSGWIDMTRISRSPGSTLKPFIYGLAFEQGLVSQETIIEDRPSDFFGYRPRNFDMSYQGDVTIREALQLSLNVPAVKLLDAVNPTRLMVRFRRAEVHPSLPPNETPGLAIGLGGVGVTLKDLVQLYTALANKGQPVRIGDGVTGMPGKIDGEPLLEPVAVWNIADILSGVIPPAGAPQRGIAYKTGTSYGYRDAWSVGYDGRYVLGVWVGRPDNGAVPGLTGYGTAAPILFEAFTKSGIATTPLPRPPSGAVRIAKADLPVSQRRFALNASGLLVNSIRESAPQIVYPPEGAHVDLGARNGQLSPLMLKLQGGRAPFRWLANGKPLPDLSRRRTNQWLPDGAGYSKLTVIDAMGRAASVGIFVD
- a CDS encoding dihydrofolate reductase family protein, producing MRDLILTMAMSLDGFVCGPNGELDWIFNGDQEAIAWKVETVSSAGLHIMGSRTFKSMAGFWPTAAGPFAAPMNEIAKAVFSQQGTSILEAAKTGNWQDAYVASGDLRDDIAKLKATGGKPIVAHGGAAFARSLIADDVVDEYRLMVYPIALGNGLPIFSGVRPLRRLELAGSKTFPKGTQAQVYRRA
- the treY gene encoding malto-oligosyltrehalose synthase, with the protein product MTLPTSTYRLQFRDGMTFDRAAELVPYLKALGISHLYASPIFTAASGSTHGYDVTDAGEIDPAIGGREAFERLCAELKEAGLGLILDIVPNHMAASVENAWWRDVLRYGKQSRYAGYFDIDWSEPLTLPILGKPFEEALADGELQIVTDQNTGERSLAYFETHLPLHPDSLAETGDIARLHEVQHWRLTHWKTAAAHLSYRRFFEVTGLVGLRVEDEAVFEDSHRVVLDLVRSGQVQGLRLDHIDGLADPKAYLDRLRQATGPETYIIVEKILGHGETLPADWPISGTTGYEFISALTDLFIDPKGMAELQKAYATIAPGTADFQEGLRAAKTLMVERNFAGEVNRLTGLASATLPDTSEAEIKKAIREMLIAFPVYRTYGQDAAMDARETVMLDKVKQEAGRHLKDRRALEAICGLLRSGRAEEFQRRFQQLSGPVMAKAMEDTLFYRHNRLLAANEVGGEPDATPGGIEAFHRFMQDRAAEQPHGLSATSTHDTKRGEDARARLYALSEEPDLWRRGVERWRQMNREHLTELPGGLTPEGNVEWMLYQALAGIWPEDFSEGRAEKLTERFAAYAEKAIREAKLGTSWDEPHAGYEAAVRTYASALTASSSLTFHEDFAETLRPVLSAGYLNSLSQTLIKLTAPGIPDIYQGAEGFDFSLVDPDNRRPVYFKALRKTLSAHGEIGELTVPVLKQRIVEIGLHLRRRQPKLFAEGRYLPLSITGSRRDHAVAFARALDGDYAITVVPRLMLGWLDPGVLFSGPEFWADTAIEIPPGLQGIKCDLLTGRHLDPGPRLPLGDILGVQPVALIEPD
- a CDS encoding heavy metal translocating P-type ATPase, producing the protein MDNHDHSHHHGHGAHDCCSGHSHGTGAEAPVTRDPVCGMTVDPNAGKPSLVHEGHTYHFCCDGCRTKFEAAPQDYLTAKDPVCGMSVDRSTAKHFLKHEGEKFYFCSAGCKAKFEANPADYRDGNRPAPKPMPKGTQYTCPMHPEVISDHPGDCPKCGMALEPMGIPPADEGPNPELVDFTRRFWVSAVLAFPLLALTMGPMIGLPLRDMIGEARAVWLELALATPVVLWAAIPFFRRAWASLVNRSPNMWTLIGLGVGTAYLYSVVATLAPGLFPMSIRGHGDTVPVYFEAAAVIVALVFVGQLLELKARERTGSAIRALLDLAPKTARRINADGSEIDIEVDDIAKGDRLRVRLGERVPVDGLVSEGQSTIDESMITGEPLPVEKTSGDAVTGGTMNRNGSFIMTAERVGAETTLSQIVDMVAKAQRSRAPIQGAVDRVSAVFVPAVVAVAIIAFGAWMIVGPEPRLAHALIAAVAVLIIACPCALGLATPMSIMIATGRGAQEGVLIKDAEALERFSKVDTLIVDKTGTLTEGKPRLTDVVALGGIGESRLLAAAASLERGSEHPLAEAIVAGAEEHGIGTTDVASFEAVTGKGVSGLVGGAKVALGNAAMMKDLGIDTSALYQQIIALRDEGKTVMFVTIDGSLAGFVAVADRIKPTTAAAISALHESGLRIIMATGDNERTAKAVARQLGIDEVRADVLPEGKKALIDELHAKGAVVAMAGDGVNDAPALAAADVGIAMGTGADVAMESAGITLVKGDLNGIVRARRLAEATMRNIRQNLGFAFGYNALGVPVAAGILYPVLGLLLSPMIAAAAMSLSSVSVIANALRLRVQKL
- the cueR gene encoding Cu(I)-responsive transcriptional regulator, whose amino-acid sequence is MNIGEASDRSGLPAKTIRYYEDIGLIRPERGGNGYRDYDISDVHKLRFLQRSRGLGFSVEECRQLLALYEDKSRASADVKDIAQTKLTEIDQKIREMMELRRTLEHLVHACHGNDRPDCPILEELSEGAKV
- a CDS encoding type II toxin-antitoxin system VapC family toxin produces the protein MFVDASVMLAILLQEPQSDRFITALEEAAPGSLCTSVIAVWEAAAALYRKKSQGSMAEAQERLGAFIRLADIVVLPVTPDDNDLALRAFDLHGRHRHVDDKRNDALNLADCFHYAVAKSRNLPILTKDAGFALTDIRAIGPDF